A segment of the Thermothelomyces thermophilus ATCC 42464 chromosome 7, complete sequence genome:
ACACAGTGGGCCAGCAGACGTGCATGACCAAGGACAACGTCACGCTCAACCTGACCAGCGTGATCTACTACCATGTCGTCTCGCCCCACAAGGCCGCCTTCGGCATCTCCAACATCCGCCAGGCCCTGATTGAGCGGACCCAGACGACGCTGAGGCAAGTCGTGGGTTCTCGCATCCTGCAAGATATCATCGAACGGCGCGAGGAGGTCGCCCAGAGCATCGGCGAGATCATCGAGGACGTGGCCACCGGCTGGGGCGTGCAGGTCGAGAGCATGCTCATCAAGGACATCATCTTCAGCCAGGAGCTGCAGGAGTCGCTCTCCATGGCCGCCCAGAGCAAGCGGATCGGAGAGAGCAAGATCATTGCCGCCAAGGCCGAGGTTGAAGCAGCCAAGCTGATGCGCCAGGCCGCCGACATCCTGTCGTCCGCGCCGGCCATGCAGATTCGCTATCTCGAGGCCATGCAGGCCATGGCCAAGAGCGCCAACAGCAAGGTCATCTTCCTGCCCGCCGCCAACCAGACCATGCCCAGTACCGCCGCCTTCAACGCCGCCCTGTccggcaacaacaacaacaacaacatcaaCGACCCCTTCGCCGAGGGCAGCAGCACTGCCGACCcctccggcgccggcgccggcgactcGGGCTTCCAGCAGGCGCTGCACGCCAGAATAATTGAGAACATCTGATAAGCGCATGTTCTCTCGCCGAATGTGGGTGTGGAGGGAAGAGGTTCAATAACCCTCCACCCTTCTCATTCCATTCCCTCTCGAAACGCAACCGCTGCTTCAGGATTATTCCCGACGCAATACTCTTAGGCCACCAGTCTGCTGGCCTGCCTATTCACTCGCAACACGTCATGTTTCACCTAATGACTTGACAGATCTGCTTTTTTCTTATTTTCTCTCACTCAAatatacccccccccccaaaaaaaaacaccTCCCAGAAACCTCTTGGGTGGACATGATAATGCCTCGTTGTCCGCTTATTCCACAAGGAAGAACCGAGGTTTGGGCTGCTAAAAATTGTGTGCGCGAAGGATACCCTGTTGATGCGAAGTATGTCGGGAAACGAGAGGAGATGGGAAATACCACTTGCAGGAGGATTTGCTGTAAGCTTCACGTTCACGTTTTTGTAGTTGCCGCTTAGTTCACAAATGATACCACCTTCGTTTTGTCTCAGCACGAGTTTCTGCCTTGTCTACTAATGAACGAGCGGAGCGGTGTTGTGTACGTAACTGCGCACGACATTTGGAAAGCTTCCGAGCAATCAGGGCGGAAGAGTCCCTCATGGTTGCCCGCAGAGACCGCTTAAAGCTCGTCTATCGTGTCCATACCAAGTCAGTAGGCATCGCGACGCGTGATGCCGCCTCTCGAGCACCGGCTTCAAGACGAGAACGTAATTGGCATGAATGTAGGAAGAGGGATAGGTAGCATGAACGAGTCTCACGTTTGACTGATTGTAGCCATGAGGAGAGGAGAGAAGAAATGGGGACTGAAGTTGTCAATGCTGCACCAAGACACCAAGACAAGTTTGTGTTGCTCAATGCTAAgaagggaagaaaaaaaatatctaggagaaaaaaaagaacaaaaagCTCACCAACCAACTCCCCTCATGCGGGAAGCTGGTCGGCTACGAAAACCCCCCTCGTAGGGGGATTTTACTATAGCAAGTGTGGTTTTTAGCAAGTTTGAAAAGGAGCAAGTTGGTAGGCGGGTCGAACTGGCGACCTCTCTGACCGGCCGGAACCGGTTTGTGTTGCCCACCCCGAACGAGCGGAGCGGGGGCTCCTCCAACTCGGCGAAATCGCCTTACTGGAGGAGCCATTGGTGCCGTGACGGAGAATGGGTTATAAGGTGCCGTGCCGTGCCGTGTCGTGCTGTGCTGTGCTGTGCGAGGGGTGGGAGGGTCCCGGCACACGGGGTGAGggtgcggcggcgggagAGATGGGACGGAATCTGATAAAGGTTGGCAAGGTGAGAGCACCGACGGAGACGCGCAATACAGGTGTGCCCGGGAATGTTGTTGCATGGCAGGGTATCAATTCATCTGCTTTGGTTGatccacacacacacacacctcCCCCTCTCTTTATTTCTTCAGTCATCAAACCCCTCAAAGCTGTCGTCATCATCCGCTGCGTCTGCTTTCTGGCCTCCAGCCGCCCCCGCCGTCGTCTGCCCGGcattcctcctcctcactTCCGCAATCAGCTCCTCCAGCTTCTtctgctcctccttctccttctctgTCATCTGGGCCAGCCGCTGCGcctccctcttcctcctcttcttctcccgCCGCGCCGCCTTGGCGTCCTCATGCTCATGCTTCCCGCTCCAGGCCTcgttcttcttcctcttcagcGAGCCCGGGTCTTCGCCGTTGGCGCGCTGCGCCTCCCGCTcggccttctccttcttccacTGCTCCAGCTCCGCCAGCCGCTTCTTCTCGCGCGCCTTGTCCTTGAACGGGATGCTCTCCGTGTCGATGCCCAAGCCCAGCGACCGGTCGAGCCCCTTGACCTCGGGCATCTTGGGCAGCTCGAGCAGGCCGTACCCCTTGGCGAGGTCGACCCAGTCGAGCTCAGACACGCGGAAGATGGAGGTGGCCTGGTGCTCCATGTAGCTGCGCGCCCAGCTGACGAAGGCGCGCTGCGCCAGCTGAAAGATCTCGCGGTCGGCCTTCGCCTGGTCGCGGATCTTGGACGAGAcgagctcggcctcggcgtcgGTGACCGAGATGGAGGGCCTTGTGAGCGGGGTGATGGGGGTTTGGCGGACCTCGAGCAGCTGGACGTAGCCCTCTTCGTGGCCGGGCTGCAGCATGACGACGGCGAGACCACGGCGTCCGGCGCGTCCGGCGCGTCCGCAGCGGTGGATGAAGACCTTGGTGTCGGTCGGCGGGTCGTGCTGAACGACGAGATCGACTTGGGGAATGTCGAGACCGCGGGCGGCAATGTCGGTGGTCAGGAGGACGGTTGGGGAGGTGGCGTTGACGAACCGCTCATAGTTCTTTTCGCGAACCTGCGGTTCGAGTTTGCCGTGGAGGGAGATGATGGAAAAGCCGGGGGGGAGCACGCCGTGCAGAACACGGGCAAAGTACTTCACGGCGAAGCAGGTCGAAAAGAAGACGATGGAGCGAGCAGGGCGAGGCTCCAGCTTGTCTAATAGCTGGCACAATGCTGGAATCTTCTGGCTCGCAGGCGTGATGATGTAGGACATCTGTAATGACATGGGCGTCTTCCTCTCCTGGATCTCGCCGCCGTCTTTCAGGCTCTTGACTCGCACGGTAATCTTGTGCGGGTACAACAGACCTACGGTTATAAGCCTCTCTACAGCTTCACTGAGCGAGGCGCTGAACAACCCGGTACGGCGCTGCTTGGGGAGGTAGCCCAGGATCCGCGTGATCTCCGGGGAGAAGCCCAGGTCCAGCAGACGGTCGGCCTCGTCCATGACCAGGACCTCGAACGAAGACGCGGGTGCCTTAACATACGGGCTGGACAAGAGTTCTGCGAGACGGCCGGGTGTTCCGACGAGGAGGTTGGGCGATAGTCGGAGAAATGTGCTCAGATCCTCGGCAGCCTTGATTGTGCCACCAACCAGCAGCTGCGGAACGATGACCGGCTCGGTTGTAGCAGGTCGCTTTTCATCGCTTTTCGAGTACGACAAGAGGTCCGCAGATGGAGCATGGAATCTTATGAGAGACACGAGCACGTTGTAGATCTGGGATGCGAGCTCTCGAGTTGGCGAGATGATGATGCCCTGAACGTGGTGCCTCTTCGCTGGCTCTTCGGACCGGAGCAGCCGCTATCACGGGCCCACGTCAGCCCATTGCTCAGCATTTTCAGAAAATGGGGGATTTACGCACCTCAACTACCGGGATTAGGAATGCGAGCGTCTTCCCGCTGCCCGTGACGGCTTCTACCACGACGTCCTTGTTCCCGCGGAAGATCTCGAGGCATGATTTTTGCACCGGAGTGGGCTGTTCATAGCCCATTGACGAGAGGTAATCGAGGATCCATTGCGCAAGACTCGGCGTGAGGGCATCCCACGATCGGGGTGCCTTTTTAGGGCGAGCTTGTACTGGCGCCATCGTCGATATTGCTGAATCTTGGAAGTTTGACGGCTTGAATTCCAAAAAAGTTGCCAGGTactcccttatcttatcttgACTTTTAGCGGATGCCCCGCTTCGCCTACCCACTCCAGCATGTGCACCCTTGTTCCTCACTacactaatccgtactccgtaccgtgTAGTAGACCACTGTCCCAAGGACGGAGTACGCACAGTACAGATTACTTCAAAAGCCGCTGGCGACTGGTAGGCGGTACCTTATCGCGTGTCTTGTTGGTCATTTGATAAATTATGAAGCTTAAATTCCTTTTCTTCATCAAGCGCTCGAGCAGACCAGGTACTGCATGACCCACGGTTCGTCTGTTTCACTGGGCCGAGGCAGCCCTGTGGGTTCCTGGGATTACAcgtactgtaatccgtacgagTACCACACCGCGtaaggtaaggtaggtatgtacggacgtaaTTATGTCATACTCCGTtgttaatccgtacatacatacgggaTTGGATGCAGCGTTGGATCGGAAGTTTGTTGGCCCCGCGACCCCGACAACCCGGCCAAAAAAACGCCACCTCCTACAGAATGCTTACGCAGTACGGACATACTGTGTAGAGGAGACGCGCGAGCCATATATGTCCTGAAGGTTGCTCCGAACCCGGGGCGCGATACCAAACAGAGACCATGCGATAACAACAATTTGGTTTGCTGCGCCTCTTGACACTCGTTGCATTGGATCCGGCGATGAGGTAGAAGAAGGTCCGGAACCGGATCACGCAAAAGCCACCACCTAGGGGGGGGGGCTAGAAGATGGAGAACAACTGGCAAGGTGGTGTTAAGGACGAAGTAGCACGTAGTCCATACACGAATGGGAATCGAGTCGCGTGGTCTCTTGTGGCTGCGATCTGCGTCAGTAGGTGGAGTGTGGTGGTTCTTCGAGAAGTCCAACGCAATCCAATCTTTGGCAAACTATTCAATCGAAACCGAGCTCTCCTAAACTGTCCTGTCTGTTCAACCTTCAAAGCGGTCATTTCTAAGGACctcttttttgttttttttttttttttccaaaCTATCCAGAGTACCCGAAAAAAATTTCCTTGGATGAAAGGGATCTAGTTCTTTTTGGGCTCCCTCGCATCGAACGTATCGCGCATTGTGTCACATGCGACTTGCCCGGGCTGGCGCTTGGCCGCGAGTCCGAAGTTTGCTGCAGTTGGTCGCCCGCCGCAACCGAAATTTCTTCGCACAGCCATCCCACGAGGCCGGCTCATCCGCGCGCGACAACCCGACCGCGCTGTCTCCCGTCCGGACACCAATAAAGGAAATTCTGCCAACGGCGCAGCCGAAGCTACCGCCGTCGCCCAGGAACTCCGGGATTCGAGCGAGTCGATCCAGCCATGCAGTGGAGTATTTCAACTCCGCTGCATCATCTTCAGCACACTGGATCCTCTCGCCCCGAGCAGTTCGGCCTTTTTTCAGTACCACCTATCCGTGTTTAGAGCGCTGAGCTGTCCCTTAGCAGGAGGAGCGCGGGACTCGAGACGAGACAAGCATAACAAGTCGCCCGCCCGCTCGCCACTGCACTTTTACGACATCCGACGTGTTTTAGCGGGCGCCATCTCGCTCCCCGCGCTACCGCCGTTTCCTTACAACATGTCTACACGCGGGACACGAAACGTGCCCGGAACGCCACGAGTTATCTCCCCGAGCCCGACGCGATCCGACGTCGACAGCAGCGGGCACGATGCATCTTCCTACAGTGGTCCGGTGACGCGGTCAGCAGCGCGGAGGCGGCAAGCGTCGACCCGTGAGACTGCGCCCTCCGACATGGACGAAGACGACAGCCCGGACCTCTCCAGGGCCCGCAGCCGGAGCCGCAGCCCGGTCGACAGCAGAAGGCTTCGCAGGCTCGCGACGAGAAAATCCGCAACCGTCCCTAACGGGACcaaggcgacggcggcggcaaccaCGGCGGCAAGCAACGGTCACCCGCCCCAACCGGCCGACGCGAACGGCCACCTCTCCCCGGCGTCGGCTacggcaacggcaacaaGCTCACCTTCCTACTACGGCTGGAGCTGGCGCGACTTCAGCCGCAGCCCGAGCCCGCTCGGGCTCATCCCGATCCACCGGCGCTGGCGGGCCTTTGTGCACAAGCACGAGGTGCCGCGCAAGGCGCTGCACGTGTCGATCGGCTTCTTCGTCGTGTGGCTGTACCTCTCGGGCACGCAGACGCTGGACGTGTGTCCCTACCTGATGGGCGCGCTGGTGCCCATCGCGGCCGTCGACGTGCTGCGCCACCACCACGCGCCCTTCAACCGGCTCTACGTGCGCGTGCTGGGCGCGCTCATGCGCGAGAGCGAGTACGCCGGCTACAACGGCGTCATCTTCTACCTGCTCGGCGCCTGGGCCGTGCTCTACTGGTTCCCCAAGGACGTCGGCGTCATGGGCACCCTGCTGCTGAGCTGGTGCGACACGGCCGCCAGCACCTTCGGCCGGCTCTACGGCCGGTACACGCCGCGCATCCGCAGGGGCAAGTCGCTCGCCGGCTCGCTCGCCgccttcgtcgtcggcgtGTGCACCTCGGCCTTCTTCTGGGGCTGGCTGGCCCCGACCAAGGGCCCGCTCCCCGGCGACGAGAACTTTATGTTCACGGGCGCCCTGAGCCT
Coding sequences within it:
- a CDS encoding stomatin-like protein; protein product: MASVSDHSGPKGKAPTPPTTSGNGGFQAQQPMRVEPPKPEDLQRSYASVVDEAHFPGWYGAMIDCLGEVIGTLGAIPCCICFPNPFKRVNQGHVGLVTKFGRFYKAVDPGLVKINPLSEHLTSVDVKIQIAEVGQQTCMTKDNVTLNLTSVIYYHVVSPHKAAFGISNIRQALIERTQTTLRQVVGSRILQDIIERREEVAQSIGEIIEDVATGWGVQVESMLIKDIIFSQELQESLSMAAQSKRIGESKIIAAKAEVEAAKLMRQAADILSSAPAMQIRYLEAMQAMAKSANSKVIFLPAANQTMPSTAAFNAALSGNNNNNNINDPFAEGSSTADPSGAGAGDSGFQQALHARIIENI